Proteins from a genomic interval of Treponema brennaborense DSM 12168:
- the pnp gene encoding polyribonucleotide nucleotidyltransferase has product MVQRVTYKIGDQELILETGRLAKQANGAVYAQFGGSAVIATACASGTAQEGLDFVPVTVDYNEKYYAAGKIPGGFIKREGRPKDKEILVSRLIDRPMRPLFEVAFGREIQIVPTCVSSDQINPPDMLAVVASSAAVVISDIPFNGPIAGVRVAYVDGDYVLNPTYAQIEKAELEIVVAGTADGFTMVEGGANEVSEDVMLGALAKAQEFITAMCGLQNELRKLAGKEKLPLCPVTVALENKDAMLAEAMPRMEEACFVKGKHLRHEAIAAVKADLSAKYAAQLENETQMKLFNALFEDMEYNILRKSILDKGVRVDGRGTEDIRPISCEIDVLPRPHGSAIFTRGETQSLAVATLGTALDEQVYDDIDGDRREHFILHYNFPPYSVGEVGRMGTGRREIGHGNLARRSLEPMVPSREAFPYTIRVVSEIMESNGSSSMASVCGGTLCMLAAGVPMKKPVAGIAMGLITEGDKYEKYAILSDILGEEDHLGDMDFKVAGTADGITGFQMDIKIAGVTTEIMQKALAQAKRGRLHILGIMNQTISKPAAKISEYAPKIETMKIDVDKIGALIGPGGKTVKGISALYGVTINTDDDGTVTIYGKNGKSTDAAKTAVKAIVEDPEVGTVYQGTVKRIMDFGAFVEILPGKEGLCHISKLSRKRVEKVTDVVSEGQQIPVKLLEIDKMGRLNLSYIDAVEDQNK; this is encoded by the coding sequence ATGGTTCAAAGAGTTACTTATAAAATCGGCGATCAGGAATTGATTCTTGAAACCGGCCGGCTTGCAAAACAGGCGAACGGAGCCGTGTACGCACAGTTCGGCGGTTCCGCCGTTATCGCGACTGCGTGCGCGTCCGGTACGGCGCAGGAAGGATTGGACTTCGTTCCGGTTACCGTAGACTATAACGAAAAATATTATGCTGCCGGAAAAATTCCCGGCGGTTTTATTAAACGCGAAGGACGGCCCAAGGACAAGGAAATTCTGGTTTCCCGCCTGATCGACCGCCCTATGCGCCCGCTGTTTGAAGTTGCGTTCGGCCGTGAAATTCAAATCGTGCCCACGTGCGTTTCTTCCGATCAGATCAATCCGCCCGATATGCTGGCCGTCGTCGCAAGTTCCGCGGCCGTCGTCATTTCCGACATTCCGTTCAACGGTCCGATCGCGGGCGTGCGCGTCGCGTACGTCGACGGCGACTACGTGTTGAATCCGACGTATGCGCAGATCGAAAAAGCCGAGCTTGAAATCGTCGTTGCCGGTACGGCCGACGGTTTTACGATGGTTGAAGGCGGCGCGAACGAAGTTTCCGAAGACGTAATGCTCGGCGCGCTTGCCAAGGCGCAGGAGTTCATTACGGCGATGTGCGGGTTGCAGAACGAACTGCGCAAGCTCGCCGGCAAAGAAAAACTGCCGTTGTGCCCCGTTACCGTCGCGCTCGAAAATAAGGACGCGATGCTTGCTGAAGCCATGCCGCGCATGGAAGAAGCGTGTTTCGTCAAAGGCAAACACCTGCGCCACGAAGCGATCGCGGCGGTCAAAGCCGACCTTTCCGCAAAATACGCGGCTCAGCTTGAAAACGAAACGCAGATGAAACTGTTCAACGCGCTGTTTGAAGATATGGAATACAATATTCTGCGCAAGAGCATCCTCGACAAGGGAGTGCGCGTCGACGGCCGCGGTACGGAAGACATCCGTCCGATCAGCTGTGAGATCGACGTGTTGCCCCGGCCGCACGGATCGGCCATTTTTACCCGCGGTGAAACGCAGTCCTTGGCCGTCGCCACGCTCGGTACGGCGCTCGACGAACAGGTGTACGACGATATCGACGGCGACCGCCGCGAACACTTTATCCTGCACTACAACTTTCCGCCGTATTCGGTCGGTGAAGTCGGCCGCATGGGTACCGGACGCCGCGAAATCGGTCACGGAAACCTCGCCCGCCGCTCGCTGGAACCGATGGTGCCGTCGCGCGAAGCGTTCCCGTACACTATCCGCGTCGTTTCCGAAATCATGGAATCGAACGGTTCGTCTTCAATGGCGTCCGTGTGCGGCGGTACGCTGTGTATGCTGGCTGCCGGTGTTCCGATGAAAAAGCCGGTTGCCGGTATCGCGATGGGACTCATCACCGAAGGCGACAAATACGAAAAATATGCGATTCTGTCCGATATTCTGGGTGAAGAAGATCACTTGGGCGACATGGACTTTAAAGTTGCGGGAACCGCCGACGGTATTACCGGCTTCCAAATGGATATCAAAATTGCCGGCGTTACGACCGAAATCATGCAGAAAGCGCTGGCACAGGCTAAACGCGGCCGGCTGCACATTCTGGGTATCATGAATCAGACGATCAGCAAGCCCGCCGCTAAAATCAGCGAGTACGCACCGAAAATCGAAACGATGAAAATCGACGTAGACAAGATCGGCGCGCTCATCGGTCCCGGCGGTAAAACGGTTAAAGGAATTTCGGCGCTCTACGGCGTTACGATCAACACCGACGACGACGGTACCGTTACCATTTACGGTAAAAACGGCAAATCGACGGATGCGGCGAAAACGGCCGTGAAAGCTATCGTCGAAGACCCCGAAGTGGGAACCGTTTATCAGGGAACGGTAAAACGGATTATGGATTTCGGCGCGTTCGTCGAAATTCTGCCGGGAAAAGAGGGTCTCTGCCATATTTCCAAACTGTCGCGCAAACGGGTTGAAAAAGTAACCGACGTCGTCAGTGAAGGACAGCAGATTCCCGTAAAACTCCTTGAAATCGATAAAATGGGACGTCTGAATCTGTCTTACATCGACGCGGTCGAAGATCAGAATAAATAA
- the rpsO gene encoding 30S ribosomal protein S15: MALTKDTTVAVIGKFGANERDTGNTKVQIALLTERIKQLTEHCKTFKKDKSASRSLIKLVGQRRSLLKYLQGSDLETYRALIKELGLRK, translated from the coding sequence ATGGCACTTACAAAGGACACAACTGTTGCCGTTATCGGCAAGTTCGGTGCAAACGAACGCGATACGGGCAACACGAAAGTTCAGATAGCTTTGCTGACTGAACGGATCAAACAGCTTACGGAACACTGTAAGACTTTCAAGAAAGATAAGAGTGCATCGCGCAGTCTTATCAAACTTGTCGGTCAGCGCAGAAGTCTGTTAAAGTACTTGCAGGGCAGCGATCTTGAAACGTACCGCGCGCTCATCAAAGAACTGGGACTTCGCAAGTAA
- a CDS encoding FAD synthetase family protein: MREYDFTVYDWDSAVAGGFGEPDRFASYGAAGTALSVGGFDGMHAGHDALFNAVLARTDLLPGIVTFAKPPRALRHPAVFEGAVSTLAQRLDICREKGFAFAVVIDFSGEFGRMEGSTFLSILADTFRMKFLAEGPDFRCGYKGSADIDVIRTFTEKRGVVLDVIEPVVIDGERVSSTRIRAAVAAGDFFGAERLLRRPFRLDCSLFRWERSAPDVLTAEAGADGARTVQVLPPDGEYEVRALCRENGFLQPQTAIFCRKSRKITVRFTRGTAGEALAAVDFTA; this comes from the coding sequence ATGCGTGAATATGATTTTACCGTTTACGATTGGGACAGCGCCGTTGCCGGCGGCTTCGGTGAGCCGGACCGTTTCGCTTCGTACGGCGCTGCCGGTACCGCGCTGTCGGTAGGCGGATTCGACGGAATGCACGCCGGTCACGACGCGCTTTTTAACGCGGTGCTCGCCCGCACGGATTTGCTTCCGGGCATCGTAACGTTTGCAAAACCGCCGCGTGCGCTTCGGCATCCGGCTGTTTTTGAAGGCGCCGTATCGACGCTGGCCCAGCGGCTGGATATTTGCAGGGAAAAAGGTTTTGCGTTCGCCGTGGTAATTGACTTTTCCGGTGAATTCGGTAGAATGGAAGGGAGTACCTTTTTGTCGATTTTGGCGGACACGTTCCGCATGAAATTTCTTGCCGAAGGTCCCGATTTTCGCTGCGGATATAAAGGATCGGCGGATATCGACGTTATCCGTACTTTTACGGAAAAACGCGGCGTGGTGCTGGACGTTATCGAGCCGGTCGTAATCGACGGCGAACGGGTGAGTTCCACTCGAATCCGCGCCGCGGTAGCCGCGGGTGATTTTTTCGGTGCGGAACGGCTGCTTCGGCGTCCGTTCAGATTGGATTGTTCGCTTTTCCGTTGGGAACGGTCGGCGCCGGATGTTTTGACGGCAGAAGCAGGGGCGGACGGTGCGCGGACGGTGCAAGTGCTTCCGCCGGACGGAGAATACGAAGTACGGGCGCTTTGCCGGGAAAACGGATTTTTGCAGCCGCAAACCGCAATTTTCTGCCGGAAGTCGCGGAAAATAACGGTACGGTTCACGCGGGGCACCGCGGGAGAGGCTCTTGCCGCCGTAGATTTTACGGCGTAA
- the truB gene encoding tRNA pseudouridine(55) synthase TruB has product MSGVLLYAKRPGPTSFASLGAVKKALGTGKVGHTGTLDSFAEGLLVVLAGKMTRLVSHITAFDKTYQAVIRFGTETDTLDPGGTVVESAPIPSLSELERVLPRFTGTISQVPPAYSAVHVDGKRASDVIRCGGSVTLSARSVAIRSLRLLDFAGGCALIEVSCSKGTYVRSLARDIAREAGSRAHLAALRRTAVGPFRLEDAVFSDTLAPFTVATESAAAVRSQPCPDSELADICRSLRAFTPETAQACGFYPVTVCSEHAGSYVNGRSLQNEWFVPFRPEQSCAAGGGRFAAADPAVAVDTDFAVFYGDGSFAGIVRRGGGRLSYGFVIQPGDFHA; this is encoded by the coding sequence GTGTCCGGAGTTTTGCTGTACGCGAAGCGTCCGGGACCGACAAGTTTTGCATCACTCGGCGCGGTAAAAAAAGCGCTCGGCACCGGTAAAGTCGGACATACCGGTACGCTCGACAGCTTTGCCGAAGGGCTGCTGGTCGTGCTTGCCGGTAAAATGACCCGCCTCGTTTCCCATATCACTGCGTTTGACAAAACCTATCAGGCCGTTATCCGTTTCGGTACCGAAACGGACACGCTCGATCCGGGCGGAACGGTCGTCGAGTCCGCGCCGATTCCCTCTCTTTCTGAGCTGGAGCGCGTTTTACCCCGTTTTACCGGAACGATTTCTCAGGTTCCGCCGGCGTATTCCGCCGTGCACGTGGACGGTAAACGGGCGAGCGACGTGATCCGCTGCGGCGGCAGCGTTACGCTGAGTGCGCGCAGCGTTGCAATCCGTTCACTGCGACTGCTCGATTTTGCCGGCGGCTGTGCGCTGATTGAAGTTTCCTGTTCAAAAGGAACGTACGTCCGTTCTTTGGCGCGCGATATTGCGCGTGAAGCCGGTTCCCGCGCGCATCTTGCGGCGCTGCGGCGTACGGCGGTGGGACCGTTCCGGCTGGAGGACGCCGTTTTTTCCGATACGCTCGCGCCGTTTACGGTCGCTACCGAAAGCGCCGCTGCGGTGCGCTCGCAGCCGTGCCCGGATTCCGAATTGGCCGACATCTGCCGGTCGCTGCGCGCGTTTACACCCGAAACGGCGCAGGCGTGCGGGTTTTATCCGGTTACGGTGTGTTCCGAACACGCCGGCTCGTATGTGAACGGCCGGAGTTTACAAAACGAATGGTTCGTGCCGTTCCGTCCGGAACAGTCGTGCGCCGCGGGCGGAGGTCGGTTTGCGGCCGCTGATCCTGCCGTTGCCGTTGATACGGATTTTGCGGTGTTTTACGGCGACGGTTCGTTCGCCGGTATCGTACGGCGCGGCGGCGGACGGCTCTCCTACGGATTCGTTATTCAGCCGGGAGATTTCCATGCGTGA
- the rbfA gene encoding 30S ribosome-binding factor RbfA, translated as MSSFRLIRLGEQIREEISRMILTRQIKDPRVSTFLSVNRVDVSGDLGYAKVYVSSFMSVKETENGVKGLQNAAGFIQSTIAKKLTIRQFPKLSFILDQSIKEGFEMVRKLNDLELQSQSSQER; from the coding sequence ATGTCATCGTTTAGACTGATACGGCTGGGCGAGCAAATCCGGGAAGAAATTTCCCGGATGATACTGACCCGGCAGATAAAAGATCCTCGTGTTTCGACTTTCCTTTCCGTCAATCGGGTGGACGTGTCGGGCGATTTGGGGTATGCGAAAGTCTACGTTTCCAGCTTTATGAGCGTGAAGGAAACGGAAAACGGCGTAAAAGGACTGCAGAACGCCGCAGGTTTTATCCAATCGACTATCGCAAAGAAATTGACGATCAGGCAGTTCCCCAAACTGTCGTTCATATTGGATCAGAGTATAAAGGAAGGGTTCGAGATGGTTCGTAAACTGAACGATCTTGAACTCCAGTCCCAGAGTTCACAGGAGCGGTAA
- the infB gene encoding translation initiation factor IF-2, translating to MADEVENKPKFILNKQKSDPQPSGASPNPSAEPAKVVVHKQSAVDADKAPEKKKVVVVKKKVVVTAAPAAAAKGDGPKPAVKPIPSSAPAAAPAAARPGSDSVRKDKPAPQGQDAAPRAEQKPRQNAPFELSPSRPNVKAGNLSDKPRNNNYRGGRDGGGYGQRREGGFTGAQAREGYQNRGQGGYNRGPGQGNPGGQGGYNRGPGQGAQGGPGGYNRGPGQGGPGGYNRGPGQGGQGGYNRGPGQGGPGGYSRGPGQGGPGGYNRGPGGYNRGPGQGGRPGFGGAPSTPIEEAKKVPAKKTFKAKKPVYSRRDREEEFRDKLFGQKKKQSTMANPVPQSIEIMETVSVSDLAKKMNLKASDIIAKLMSMGMMVSITQSIDADTATLVASEYGCDVHIVSLYDETVIESDTGSDAGEQPRPPVVTIMGHVDHGKTKTLDAIRSAHVAEGEFGGITQHIGAYMVETAKGRITFLDTPGHEAFTMMRARGAKITDIVVLVVAADDGVMPQTVEAINHAKDAKVPIIVAVNKIDKPEANPDRVKTQLSDLGLIPEDWGGDTQFVHISALKKEGLDNLLDAILLQAEVLELQATRDCRAEGKIVESRVDHGRGVVSTVIIERGTLRTGDPFVAGIYSGRVRAIFNDVGQKIDEATPSMPVEILGMESMPNAGDPFQVTDTEKTARSISAKRQELKRFEDAKSVKKVTLDNLYDTIDAGEVMELKVIIKADVQGSAEALKSSLEKLSTKDIRLVVIHSSAGAINESDVMLAAADSNAIIVGFNVRPTPKAKLIADQEKVDIRKYNVIYKAVEEITLAMEGMLKPDVKEEVIGTVEVRDTFRVPKIGTIAGSYVLQGTVKRTSSVNVIREGIVVYTGKISSLKRFKDDVKEVAAGYECGIGVDSWHDIQVGDQFEVFEFVEVARKLGDPISNAKTAADSGAGE from the coding sequence ATGGCGGATGAAGTAGAAAATAAACCCAAATTTATATTGAACAAGCAGAAAAGCGACCCGCAGCCGTCAGGAGCTTCACCGAATCCTTCGGCAGAACCGGCAAAGGTAGTAGTGCACAAGCAGTCTGCCGTCGATGCCGATAAAGCTCCTGAAAAGAAAAAAGTCGTCGTCGTCAAGAAGAAGGTCGTCGTAACGGCCGCTCCTGCCGCTGCGGCTAAGGGTGACGGTCCGAAACCTGCTGTGAAACCGATTCCTTCCTCCGCCCCGGCGGCGGCTCCCGCAGCTGCCCGTCCCGGTTCGGATTCCGTCCGCAAGGATAAACCCGCCCCTCAGGGACAGGATGCCGCGCCTCGCGCAGAGCAAAAGCCGCGGCAGAATGCGCCTTTTGAATTGAGTCCTTCCCGGCCTAACGTAAAAGCGGGAAATCTTTCGGATAAACCGCGGAATAATAATTACCGCGGCGGCAGAGACGGCGGCGGCTACGGTCAGCGCCGTGAAGGCGGCTTTACCGGTGCACAGGCACGTGAAGGGTATCAGAACCGCGGACAAGGCGGCTATAACCGCGGCCCCGGTCAGGGAAATCCGGGCGGACAAGGCGGTTATAATCGCGGCCCCGGTCAGGGTGCTCAAGGCGGACCGGGCGGCTACAATCGCGGTCCCGGCCAAGGCGGACCGGGCGGCTACAATCGCGGTCCCGGCCAAGGCGGACAAGGCGGCTACAACCGCGGTCCCGGCCAAGGCGGACCGGGCGGCTACAGTCGCGGCCCCGGCCAAGGCGGACCGGGCGGTTACAATCGCGGCCCGGGCGGCTATAACCGCGGTCCCGGACAGGGCGGTCGGCCCGGATTCGGCGGCGCGCCTTCTACTCCTATTGAAGAAGCCAAAAAAGTTCCCGCTAAGAAAACGTTTAAGGCTAAAAAGCCGGTGTATTCGCGCAGGGACAGAGAAGAGGAATTCCGCGATAAACTGTTCGGACAGAAGAAAAAGCAGTCGACGATGGCGAATCCCGTTCCCCAGTCCATCGAGATTATGGAAACGGTCTCCGTTTCGGACCTCGCAAAAAAAATGAACCTGAAAGCGTCGGATATCATCGCGAAGCTGATGTCTATGGGCATGATGGTTTCGATTACGCAGTCCATCGACGCCGATACGGCGACGCTCGTTGCCTCCGAATACGGATGCGACGTGCATATCGTCAGTTTGTACGACGAGACGGTCATTGAAAGCGATACCGGGTCGGATGCCGGCGAACAGCCGCGGCCGCCGGTCGTAACGATCATGGGACACGTCGACCACGGAAAGACTAAAACGCTGGACGCCATTCGCAGCGCACACGTTGCGGAAGGCGAATTCGGCGGCATCACGCAGCACATCGGCGCGTATATGGTCGAAACGGCGAAGGGACGCATTACGTTCCTCGATACGCCCGGTCACGAAGCGTTCACGATGATGCGTGCGCGCGGTGCCAAAATTACCGACATCGTCGTGCTGGTCGTTGCGGCCGACGACGGCGTCATGCCGCAGACGGTTGAAGCCATCAATCACGCGAAAGACGCGAAAGTACCGATCATCGTTGCGGTGAACAAAATAGACAAACCGGAAGCGAATCCCGACCGCGTCAAGACGCAGTTGTCCGATCTCGGTCTGATTCCCGAAGATTGGGGCGGAGATACGCAGTTCGTCCATATCAGTGCGCTTAAAAAAGAAGGACTGGACAATCTGCTCGACGCGATCCTGCTGCAGGCCGAAGTACTCGAACTGCAGGCTACGCGGGATTGCCGTGCCGAAGGTAAAATTGTCGAATCGCGCGTCGATCACGGCCGCGGCGTCGTGTCGACCGTGATTATCGAACGCGGCACGCTCAGAACCGGCGATCCGTTCGTCGCGGGTATTTATTCGGGACGCGTCCGCGCGATATTCAACGACGTCGGACAGAAAATCGACGAAGCGACGCCGAGTATGCCGGTTGAAATTCTGGGTATGGAGTCTATGCCGAACGCAGGGGATCCGTTCCAGGTAACCGACACGGAAAAGACGGCCCGTTCGATTTCAGCAAAACGTCAGGAGCTGAAACGCTTTGAAGACGCCAAGAGCGTTAAAAAGGTTACGCTCGACAACTTGTACGATACGATCGACGCCGGCGAGGTCATGGAACTGAAAGTCATTATCAAGGCCGACGTTCAAGGCTCCGCGGAAGCGCTTAAATCTTCACTCGAAAAACTTTCGACGAAAGATATCCGGCTCGTGGTCATCCATTCGTCCGCCGGCGCCATCAACGAAAGCGACGTTATGCTCGCAGCGGCGGATTCCAACGCGATTATCGTGGGATTCAACGTCCGCCCGACTCCGAAGGCGAAACTTATTGCCGATCAGGAAAAGGTAGACATCCGCAAATATAACGTTATCTATAAAGCGGTTGAAGAAATTACGCTTGCAATGGAAGGAATGCTGAAACCCGACGTTAAGGAAGAAGTGATCGGTACCGTTGAAGTGCGCGACACGTTCCGCGTTCCCAAAATCGGAACGATCGCCGGTTCGTACGTTCTGCAGGGAACGGTTAAACGGACGAGCAGCGTGAACGTTATCCGTGAAGGTATCGTCGTGTATACCGGAAAGATTTCTTCTTTGAAACGTTTTAAGGACGATGTGAAGGAAGTCGCCGCCGGATACGAATGCGGTATCGGCGTAGACAGCTGGCACGATATACAAGTCGGCGATCAGTTTGAAGTATTTGAATTCGTTGAGGTCGCGCGTAAACTCGGCGATCCGATTTCAAACGCAAAAACGGCGGCCGATTCCGGTGCGGGAGAATAA
- the nusA gene encoding transcription termination factor NusA: MSSQMADAIRQLTQDKGISEDAILQTIENTLKAAYKRKFGTSDNAVVKFSDDLSDVAIYSRKVIVDGVYDPVTEIELDEALELSPECEVGDEIDILVDPKEFDRSAVQTGKQTAHQSLSEIQKDSLFAEYKDKVGEIIIGYYQRERNGSIYVDLGKIEGVLPAKNQSPRETYHKNDRIKALITDVKKTNSGLQLVLSRTDPDFVRAVVELEVPEIYDKTVEIHKIVREPGYRTKIAVFSHREDIDPVGACVGLKGVRIQAVIRELEGEKIDILKYDPDPREFIKNALSPAEVLDVVILDESKRQALAVVPEEQFSLAIGKQGLNVRLANRLADWSIDVKTEAQYEEFDSVVAESRKAVEQLFSDIPETIASVAELPGVDEQVAAVLKENGIEDIEQFMQSVESGAIRQIEGLSDTDITAVQSLINDTVEFVEDPAPVAAESAAEQIEEDEEYVCPECGAKITIDMTTCPSCGIGLSFEVEDEE; the protein is encoded by the coding sequence ATGTCCTCACAAATGGCAGATGCGATCCGCCAATTGACGCAAGATAAAGGAATCTCGGAAGACGCTATTCTTCAAACTATTGAAAACACGCTGAAAGCGGCATATAAACGCAAGTTCGGTACGAGCGATAACGCAGTGGTAAAATTCAGCGATGATTTGTCGGACGTTGCGATTTATTCGCGCAAAGTGATCGTCGACGGTGTGTACGATCCGGTTACGGAAATTGAACTTGACGAAGCGCTCGAATTGAGTCCCGAGTGCGAAGTAGGCGATGAAATAGATATTCTGGTTGATCCTAAGGAATTCGACCGGTCCGCCGTTCAGACGGGAAAACAGACCGCGCATCAGTCTCTTTCTGAAATTCAAAAAGACAGTCTGTTTGCCGAATATAAGGATAAAGTCGGAGAAATTATTATCGGTTATTATCAGCGCGAGCGCAACGGAAGTATTTACGTCGATTTGGGAAAAATCGAAGGCGTTCTGCCCGCAAAAAATCAGTCTCCGCGCGAAACGTATCATAAAAACGACCGCATCAAAGCGCTGATTACCGACGTAAAAAAAACGAATTCCGGTTTACAGCTGGTGTTGTCCCGTACCGATCCCGATTTTGTCAGAGCGGTTGTGGAGCTTGAAGTTCCCGAAATATACGATAAAACGGTTGAAATCCATAAAATCGTGCGTGAACCCGGCTATCGTACGAAGATTGCCGTATTCTCTCACCGAGAAGATATCGATCCGGTCGGCGCGTGCGTCGGCTTAAAAGGTGTCCGTATTCAGGCCGTTATCCGTGAGCTTGAAGGTGAAAAAATCGATATTCTGAAATACGATCCCGATCCCCGCGAATTCATTAAAAACGCGCTTTCTCCGGCGGAAGTGCTGGACGTGGTGATTCTCGACGAATCGAAGCGTCAGGCTTTGGCGGTCGTTCCCGAAGAGCAATTTTCACTGGCTATCGGCAAGCAGGGCTTGAACGTCCGGCTGGCAAACCGGCTGGCGGACTGGAGTATCGACGTCAAAACCGAAGCTCAGTATGAAGAGTTCGATTCCGTTGTGGCCGAGTCTCGCAAAGCTGTCGAACAGCTCTTTTCCGATATTCCCGAAACGATTGCATCCGTTGCCGAATTGCCCGGAGTTGACGAACAAGTCGCGGCAGTGCTGAAAGAAAACGGCATAGAAGATATAGAACAGTTCATGCAGTCTGTCGAAAGCGGTGCCATTCGGCAGATTGAAGGACTTTCCGATACCGATATTACCGCAGTTCAATCGTTGATTAACGATACGGTTGAATTTGTGGAAGACCCTGCTCCGGTTGCCGCGGAATCCGCTGCGGAGCAGATTGAAGAAGACGAAGAATATGTGTGCCCCGAATGCGGTGCAAAAATAACGATTGATATGACGACGTGTCCCAGTTGCGGTATCGGTCTGAGCTTTGAAGTAGAGGACGAAGAATAG
- a CDS encoding ribosome assembly cofactor RimP has translation MDYISLDTIPHYTECSPLVAGLGYVLVELRVIPQHGVIRVLAVISHPAGENSIALIGINDCAKVHRALLPRLEVVLNSQDIYMEVTSPGMERVIKNAAEFALFTGHLVRVWDSEVTDWIAGKIVVSDTESVTLEMIRTELVKGAEPSIGAPESKRIPYGRIAKAKLLQM, from the coding sequence GTGGATTATATTTCTCTTGATACGATACCTCATTATACAGAATGCAGCCCGCTCGTTGCAGGCTTAGGTTATGTGTTAGTGGAATTGCGTGTGATACCGCAGCACGGTGTGATTCGTGTGCTGGCGGTTATTTCCCATCCTGCCGGAGAAAATTCCATCGCCTTGATAGGAATAAATGATTGCGCGAAAGTGCATCGCGCGTTGCTGCCCCGTCTTGAAGTTGTGCTTAATTCCCAGGACATTTATATGGAAGTAACTTCTCCGGGAATGGAACGGGTCATAAAAAACGCGGCAGAATTCGCCCTGTTTACGGGGCATTTAGTCCGGGTGTGGGACAGCGAAGTAACTGATTGGATTGCCGGAAAGATCGTCGTATCCGACACGGAATCTGTAACATTGGAGATGATACGTACGGAACTCGTAAAAGGCGCGGAACCCTCGATTGGTGCGCCGGAATCGAAGCGAATCCCGTACGGCCGTATAGCGAAAGCAAAATTATTACAAATGTAG